Proteins encoded in a region of the Pelmatolapia mariae isolate MD_Pm_ZW linkage group LG16_19, Pm_UMD_F_2, whole genome shotgun sequence genome:
- the cwc22 gene encoding pre-mRNA-splicing factor CWC22 homolog, translating to MDSADRSRSPSPTQRVNSGPSENESSPASGRPQQAGSVERSPNEQRSPQPSPVDRRPSRSPSSSSSDSTSSSDEDEHHSSALRKIRSSVAQIKRSRSRSKEQDRSRSKEEDRSRSRDTDRSRSREKNRSRERDRNRSRSREKDRSTSRGRARSRSRSRGQDRSRSRGRERSRSRGRDRSRSRERDRDRYDRRRYARDRYDDRRDDRDGRFDRRANREADSDHRRRGRSTSPLADREPAAADEPPVKKKKEELDPILTRTGGAYIPPAKLRLMQQQITDKSSLAYQRMSWEALKKSINGLINKVNVSNIINIIQELLQENIVRGRGLLARSILQAQTASPIFTHVYAAVVAIINSKFPQIGELILKRLILTFRRSYRRNLKQQCLTASKFVAHLINQNVAHEVLCLEMLTLLLERPTDDSVEVAISFLKECGLKLTEVSPRGINAIFERLRNVLHESTIDKRVQYMIEVMFAIRKDGFKDHPVIPEGLDLVDEDDQFTHMLPLDDEYNPEDILNVFKLDPDFLENEEKYKTLKRDILDEGSSDSGEEGDGSDDDDDDDEDENEEEGDDEKVTIFDKTEVNLVAFRRTIYLAIQSSLDFEECAHKLIKMDFPESQTKELCNMILDCCAQQRTYEKFFGLLAGRFCLLKKEYMESFEAIFSEQYDTIHRLETNKLRNVARLFAHLLYTDSVPWSVLECIKMSEDTTTSSSRIFVKILFQELCAYMGLPKLNQRLKDQTLQPFFEGLFPRDNPRNTRFAINFFTSIGLGGLTDELREHLKNAPKMIMTQNQEVESSDSSSTSSSSSSSSDSSSSDSSSESDSDSSDSSSSSDSDSKHRKKKKRKGQSDEERNKTREKDKKKKSSDKKRAGRGADKDEDSDSEKRAKKDDRGRARDPEGRERDGTRRSRRDDRSEEEEAAAVEERRRKTDRQRDDGRERERDRGRERERERARERENEAEREREREKQRERERERDRERDKERNKENRDRNRERDERRRR from the exons ATGGACTCTGCAGACAGAAGTCGAAGTCCCAGTCCTACACAGAGAGTAAACAGTG GACCTTCAGAGAATGAGTCTAGTCCAGCATCGGGCAGACCCCAGCAGGCTGGCTCAGTTGAAAGAAGCCCCAATGAGCAACGGTCCCCTCAGCCAAGTCCTGTGGACCGCAGGCCCTCCAGGAGCCCATCCTCAAGCAGTTCAGACAGCACCAGCAGCAGTGATGAGGATGAACATCATTCATCAGCGCTGAGAAAGATTCGAAGCAGCGTGGCTCAGATCAAA AGATCAAGATCAAGATCCAAAGAGCAAGACAGATCCAGGTCCAAGGAAGAAGATCGGTCCAGATCCAGGGATACGGACAGATCCAGATCCAGAGAGAAAAATAGAtccagagaaagagacagaaacagaTCCAGATCCAGGGAAAAGGACAGATCTACATCTAGAGGGAGGGCGAGATCAAGATCAAGATCCAGAGGACAGGACAGGTCGAGAtccagaggaagagagaggtcGAGGTCAAGAGGACGTGACAGATCCCGATCCAGGGAGAGGGACAGGGACCGTTATGACAGAAGACGTTATGCACG GGATCGTTATGATGATCGGCGCGATGACAGAGATGGCCGTTTTGACCGACGAGCCAATCGAGAGGCTGATTCAGATCACAGGAGGCGGGGTCGCTCCACTTCCCCTCTGGCTGACAGGGAACCAGCTGCGGCCGATGAGCCGccagtcaaaaagaaaaaggaggagcTTGATCCAATCCTGACGAGGACTGGAGGCGCTTACATTCCTCCCGCTAAGCTGCGCTTGATGCAGCAGCAAATCACTGACAAGAGCAG CCTGGCCTATCAGAGGATGAGCTGGGAAGCTCTAAAGAAGTCCATCAACGGTCTTATCAACAAAGTCAACGTATCCAACATTATCAACATCATCCAGGAGCTGCTGCAGGAAAATATCGTCAGGGGaag GGGACTGCTGGCTCGCTCGATACTGCAGGCTCAGACGGCCTCTCCTATTTTCACTCATGTCTACGCTGCTGTCGTTGCCATCATCAACTCCAAGTTCCCTCAGATCGGAGAGCTGATCCTTAAACGTCTCATCCTGACTTTCAGGAGAAGCTACCGCCGCAACCTCAAG CAACAGTGCCTGACCGCGTCGAAGTTCGTGGCTCATCTCATCAACCAGAACGTG GCCCACGAGGTTTTGTgtctggagatgctcactctgctgctcgagCGTCCAACTGATGACAGTGTGGAGGTCGCCATTTCCTTCTTGAAGGAATGTGGTCTCAAGCTGACCGAAGTGTCCCCTCGAGGAATCAACG CCATATTTGAGCGTCTTAGGAATGTCCTCCACGAGTCGACCATTGACAAAAGGGTCCAGTACATGATAGAGGTGATGTTTGCTATCAGGAAAGATGGTTTCAAAGATCATCCAGTAATCCCAGAAGGCCTGGATCTGGTGGATGAGGATGACCAGTTCACTCACATGCTGCCGCTAGATGACGAATACAACCCCGAGGACATCCTCA ATGTATTTAAGTTGGATCCAGACTTCCTGGAGAATGAGGAGAAATATAAAACTCTTAAAAGAG ATATCCTGGATGAGGGTAGCAGCGATTCAGGGGAGGAGGGAGATGGCAGTGATgatgacgacgatgatgatgaagatgagaaTGAAGAGGAAGGAGATG ACGAGAAAGTCACCATCTTTGATAAGACAGAAGTCAACCTGGTTGCTTTCAGAAGAACCATCTACCTCGCTATTCAgtccag cttgGACTTTGAGGAGTGTGCTCACAAACTGATTAAGATGGATTTCCCGGAAAGCCAGACG AAGGAGCTGTGCAACATGATCCTGGACTGCTGCGCTCAGCAGAGGACCTACGAGAAGTTTTTTGGCCTGCTGGCTGGG aggTTCTGTCTCTTGAAGAAGGAGTACATGGAGAGTTTCGAGGCGATATTTTCGGAGCAGTATGACACGATTCACCGACTGGAGACCAACAAACTGAGGAACGTTGCCCGACTGTTCGCTCACCTGCTCTACACAGATTCTGTGCCGTGGAGT GTGTTGGAGTGCATCAAGATGAGTGAGGACACCACAACGTCGTCCAGCAGGATCTTTGTAAAGATCCTATTCCAAGAGCTCTGTGCCTACATGGGTCTGCCAAAACTTAACCAGCGGCTGAAAGACCA GACCCTGCAGCCGTTCTTTGAAGGTCTCTTTCCTCGTGATAATCCCAGAAACACTCGCTTCGCCAtcaacttcttcacttctattggACTGGGAGGACTCAC TGATGAGTTGAGGGAACATTTGAAAAATGCGCCAAAGATGATCATGACTCAGAACCAGGAAGTCGAATCATCGGACTCCTCCTCGACATCGTCctcgtcttcttcttcatcaGATTCCTCCTCCTCCGACTCATCCAGCGAGTCAGATTCAGACTCGTCAGACTCCTCGAGCAGCTCAG ACTCGGACTCTAAacacaggaagaagaagaagaggaaaggaCAAAGTGATGAGGAGAGGAATAAAACGAGAGAGaaggacaagaagaagaaatcttCAGACAAGAAGCGAGCTGGACGCGGAGCAGACAAAGATGAGGACAGTGACAGCGAGAAGCGGGCGAAGAAAGACGACAGGGGGCGTGCACGTGACCCGGAGGGGCGTGAACGCGACGGCACCCGGCGGAGCAGACGAGACGACAGATCggaagaggaggaggcggcGGCGGTGGAGGAGAGGAGACGAAAAACGGACAGGCAAAGAGATGACGgacgggagagagagagagacagagggagggagagagagagggagcgagcgagggagagagagaatgaggcagagagggagagggagcgtGAGAAGCAgcgggagagagaaagggagagggaTAGGGAGAGGGACAAAGAGAGGAATAAAGAGAACAGAGAccggaacagagagagagatgagaggaggaggagataa